The genomic segment AAGACGCTCACTACAGACACCAAGATTGCCAACTCCCGTTTCTTCGATAATGATCCTGAGAAGGTACCTAGTCTGGCTCTGACCGTAGGTGTGGGTACCGTGATGGCTGCCCGAGAGGTAATGATTCTCTGCAACGGTCATAACAAGGCCCGCGCCCTGCAGGCTGCCATCGAAGGTCCTGTTACCCAGGCTTGGACCATCAGCGCTCTGCAGCAGCACCAGCATGGCATCATCGTTTGTGATGAGATTGCCTGCGATGAACTGAAGGTGGGTACTTACCGTTACTTCAAGGATATCGAAAAGGATAATCTCTAGCATATAGCTAGGGACGATTTCGTGGAAAATAAAAATAGCGGCATTTCTCTATCTCAGGGAAATGCCGCTTTTAACATGAAAATATGAAGTATATCCCTTGACCCATAGAAACTCCTCGAAGTCCATGGAGTGCATGGTATAGTCTTCTTTATATCCCACGCTGTTGGATTCTATCTCCCGATAGTTGATGCCCATGAGGGAGCCAGAGCAAATCACATCATATCTTCCATCAATCTTGAACGCCTTTAGGGAGGTGGCGCAAGCCGGACAGTCTTGCATCTCATCGAAGAAAATGAGCGTGTTGCCTGGTTCTAGTTTAATGGAAGGGTCGATGAAGGTTAATGCTCTTGTAATGGAGTCTACATCATATCCTTCTTCGAAGATTGCCTTGTATTTTTGTTGTAGCACAAAGTTGATGGCAACTACATTTTTATAGTTGCTATTAGCAAATTGCATGATGGAGGCAGTCTTTCTTATTTGTCGTGCTCCCTTGACGATAAGAGGCATTCTGTTCTCATTTTCTCTCCATTTTTTGAGAAATTTATCTACGTAATAACTTCATAATCAGTTCGTTTTGGTTGTAAAGGTACTACTTTTTTACAAAATTTCAAGGAAATCTGATGAAAAAATTACAAAATTCCAAGGTGTTTGTTGCTCTTTATCACATTTTCTTAAAATGGCTTTTGCTAATGGGATTTTTTTATTATCTTTGCAACCTGTATACATTTCCGTTTGGGATTACGCTTGATAAACAAAACTAATTTAGAGCATGAAACATAGATGGATATATCTCGTTCTGCTTTTGGTTGCCATTGTTTCTTGTACGGGTAATAAGAGATATGACAATTTGATGCAGCGAGCAGACAGCATTATGGATAGTAACGATGACTCGGCGAAAGTTGCCATCGAGTTATTGGACAAGGTGAAGCCCCAGTTGGATGACTTTACCAAAGGGCAGCGTATGCGTTATGAACTGCTCTATCATAAAGCTATGAACAAGGCTTGCATCACGTTCACATCTGATACCGTGATGAAGGAGGTCGTGGATTATTATGACCATCATGGTTCGGCTAATGAGCGGATGCTAGCCAACTATGTGTTGGGCTGCGTGTATAGAGACATGCATGAGGCACCGATGGCATTGGAGTATTATAATAAAGCGACGGAGCAAGCCGATACCACTGCCGCAGATTGTGACTATGGCACGCTTTATAGAGTATACAGCCAGATGGGTTTTCTCTTTAGTAAGCAATATTTACCTTATCAAGAGTTGAATGCTTTTGATAAGGCGGAGAAGTATGCCTATTTGGCAAAGGACACCTTCAATGCTATCGTAAATTACCAAAATCAAGGAGAAGTCTATGATTTTTTAGGAAAAAAAGATTCGGCTATTGCTATAAATTTACAGGCAGCGAAGTTGTTTAAAAAACATGGCAACGATTATGCAGCAGCCATTGCTTTTGGATGTAATTACAAATATTATATTGAAAAGAAAGATTCTATTAATGCAAAGAAAGCTTTTGAGGCTTACAACTCTACAGGATATGAAGGCAATTCTAATTATGAAGATGCCAAAGCGTATGTATTATACCAAAAGGGAACTTATTATCTGTTTGTAAATAAACAGGACTCTGCCTATGATAATCTATCCCTAAGTTTTAAAATATGTAAATCATATAGTATTAAAGCTGCTACGACCAAAGCCTTAGCTCAATATTATGCAAAGGTTAATCAACCGGCAATGGCTATGAAGTATGCCTTGCAAAGTTCTGAGTATAATGACTCGGATTTGATAGAAGCCAGGAAGACTCAGTTACAGCAAGTTCAAGCCATGTACGATTATAGCAGAAACCAAGAAATAGCCAAAAATGCAGAGCAGAAAGCTGAACGCAGTACTCGGATGAACTATATGATAGTTTTATCTTGTCTCATGCTCTTTTTACTGCTTTCTTATATCTATAGGAAACAAATTGCTATTAAGAAAAAGAAAATAGCCGTCTCAAAACTATTATATGAAGATAGTTTACTTAACCTTAAAAGGTTACAAGATGAAAGAGCCAAACTTGTTGCAGAAAACGACAATAAATTAGCTCAAGTCATCATGGAAAAAGAAAATACCATCAGTAAATTAAAAGCTGAAATAACTCATATACAAGAAAGATACTCGCTATCTTCTGTGTCAGATGCCGATTTAATATTAAAAGATTCTTCTATTTATAAGAAAATTAAATTTATAGAGGTGCATCCTAAGGAGAAAATGTGTGAGGAAGATTGGA from the Segatella copri genome contains:
- a CDS encoding ATP-binding protein; protein product: MPLIVKGARQIRKTASIMQFANSNYKNVVAINFVLQQKYKAIFEEGYDVDSITRALTFIDPSIKLEPGNTLIFFDEMQDCPACATSLKAFKIDGRYDVICSGSLMGINYREIESNSVGYKEDYTMHSMDFEEFLWVKGYTSYFHVKSGISLR